A DNA window from Chryseobacterium sp. MEBOG06 contains the following coding sequences:
- a CDS encoding SDR family oxidoreductase, translating into MSENKTAYITGGTKGIGFGIAKILLENGISVAFSGRKREDVMQAEEELKQYSENVLGIVSDVRSLESEQEAVKYILEKFGRLDYVIANAGLGIFKPVDELTAEEWNDMIETNLTGVFYTLKASVEALKKTEGYYITISSLAGANFFENGTGYNASKFGVVGFTQAAMIDLRKYNIKSTVIMPGSVATHFNGNIPSEKDNWKIQPEDMGNLILDVLKMNARVLPSKIEFRATRPGK; encoded by the coding sequence ATGTCAGAGAATAAAACAGCGTATATAACAGGAGGAACCAAAGGTATTGGTTTCGGGATTGCTAAAATTTTACTTGAAAATGGAATCTCGGTTGCATTTTCAGGAAGAAAGAGAGAAGATGTCATGCAGGCTGAAGAAGAGCTTAAGCAATATTCAGAAAATGTACTGGGAATTGTTTCGGATGTAAGAAGTCTTGAAAGCGAGCAGGAGGCCGTGAAATACATTCTGGAAAAGTTCGGAAGGCTGGATTATGTAATAGCCAATGCTGGATTGGGGATTTTTAAACCTGTAGATGAGCTGACGGCCGAAGAATGGAATGATATGATAGAAACAAATCTTACAGGCGTTTTTTATACCTTAAAAGCATCCGTAGAAGCGCTGAAAAAGACAGAAGGGTACTATATTACCATTTCCAGTCTGGCAGGAGCCAATTTCTTTGAAAACGGAACCGGCTACAACGCTTCAAAATTTGGTGTAGTAGGTTTTACTCAGGCTGCCATGATTGATCTGAGAAAATATAATATCAAATCTACGGTTATTATGCCGGGATCAGTAGCCACTCATTTTAACGGAAATATTCCTTCAGAAAAAGATAATTGGAAGATTCAGCCGGAAGATATGGGGAATCTTATATTGGATGTTCTGAAGATGAATGCAAGGGTTTTGCCAAG
- a CDS encoding T9SS type A sorting domain-containing protein: MKKHYSFVLILFSILSFAQQIISFEDAEGFSPIDVNGQVNWISTPTGGIPANVTNQVISTDNASDGIRSLKIVKESTYGTQTDPIIGGFYNLQTPISFADFSISFEINMSQRNGSVFGFQAVDSTEEQFAVRVDFDKTGVVKILDMISGTQTLISLSEIWTQNIWYKCRIVGTATDIKYYLNNTLIYTGSAATVDISQLRFVHNNALGSAYIDNIVITNGVVLGVNDLKTNTKLVSLYPNPASDFIKINSQNKIKNVMVYDLNGRRIDVKRYGDEIDVRNLSAGEYLLTIETDGRSSTEKFIKK; the protein is encoded by the coding sequence ATGAAAAAACACTACTCATTTGTATTGATCTTATTTTCAATACTTTCTTTTGCACAGCAGATCATTTCTTTTGAAGATGCTGAAGGCTTTTCACCAATAGACGTAAACGGACAGGTGAATTGGATAAGCACTCCTACAGGTGGAATACCTGCCAATGTCACCAATCAGGTGATCAGTACAGATAATGCCAGTGATGGAATTCGTTCCCTGAAGATCGTCAAAGAATCTACCTATGGAACGCAGACTGATCCCATAATAGGAGGTTTTTATAATTTACAGACCCCTATTTCCTTTGCTGATTTTTCTATTTCTTTTGAAATTAATATGTCACAGCGTAACGGTTCCGTTTTTGGATTTCAGGCAGTAGACAGTACAGAAGAACAGTTTGCAGTAAGAGTGGATTTTGATAAGACGGGTGTGGTGAAAATTCTGGATATGATCTCAGGAACACAAACTCTTATTTCTCTTTCCGAAATCTGGACACAGAACATCTGGTATAAATGCAGGATAGTGGGAACTGCCACAGATATTAAATATTATCTTAATAACACTTTGATTTACACAGGTTCCGCTGCTACAGTAGATATCAGTCAGCTTCGTTTTGTGCATAATAATGCATTGGGGAGTGCTTATATTGATAATATTGTGATCACCAACGGAGTCGTACTGGGGGTCAATGACCTTAAAACCAATACTAAACTGGTATCATTATATCCGAATCCGGCATCCGACTTTATAAAAATTAATTCTCAGAATAAAATCAAGAATGTAATGGTTTATGATCTTAATGGAAGAAGAATTGATGTTAAACGATATGGAGATGAAATAGATGTAAGAAATTTGTCTGCTGGAGAATATTTACTTACTATAGAAACTGATGGAAGAAGCAGTACCGAAAAATTCATAAAAAAATAA
- a CDS encoding dipeptidase, producing the protein MQETLNYINENKQRFVDELFELLRIPSISADPAYKDDVLKCADVCAEYLRNAGADNVEVCATKGYPIVFGEKIIDKNLPTVLVYGHYDVQPADPLELWRKPPFEPYIEKTELHPEGAVFARGSADDKGQFFMHLKAFEAMMRTNALPCNVKFILEGEEEVGSVSLGDFVNENKEKLACDCILISDTHIYSNEQPTVTTGLRGLSYVEVEVEGPNRDLHSGLYGGAVPNPIHVLSRMIANLIDEDGHITIDGFYDNVEIVSDSDRTEMNKLKDNPEEFKKSIGLSDVEGEKGYTTLERASIRPTLDCNGIWGGYTGEGAKTVIPSKAFAKISMRLVPYQTPEEITEKFTRYFEKIAPDTVKVKVTPHHGGMPYVLQSDTKEFLAAKQAMETAFGKEVLPYRSGGSIPITSMFEKVLGAKSVLMGFGLDSDAIHSPNEHYGLFNFYKGIESIPLFFENYSK; encoded by the coding sequence ATGCAAGAGACATTAAATTACATCAACGAAAACAAACAGCGTTTCGTGGATGAATTATTTGAGTTATTGAGAATCCCTTCTATTTCTGCAGATCCGGCATATAAAGATGATGTATTGAAGTGTGCAGACGTATGTGCAGAATACCTTAGAAATGCTGGAGCTGATAATGTTGAAGTATGTGCAACAAAAGGGTATCCTATCGTTTTCGGAGAAAAAATTATAGATAAAAACCTGCCAACGGTATTGGTATACGGACATTATGACGTTCAACCTGCAGATCCACTGGAGCTTTGGAGAAAACCTCCTTTTGAGCCTTACATTGAGAAAACTGAACTTCATCCCGAGGGCGCTGTTTTTGCAAGAGGGTCAGCAGATGATAAAGGACAGTTCTTTATGCACCTGAAGGCTTTCGAAGCAATGATGAGAACCAATGCACTTCCTTGTAATGTTAAATTTATTCTGGAAGGAGAAGAAGAAGTAGGATCAGTAAGCCTGGGAGACTTCGTAAATGAAAACAAAGAAAAACTGGCTTGTGACTGTATTCTGATCTCTGATACCCATATCTACAGCAATGAGCAGCCAACCGTTACTACAGGATTAAGAGGATTAAGCTATGTGGAAGTAGAAGTGGAAGGACCAAATAGGGACCTGCATTCAGGACTTTACGGAGGTGCCGTTCCGAATCCTATTCATGTACTTTCAAGAATGATTGCTAACCTGATTGACGAAGATGGTCATATCACTATTGATGGATTCTATGATAATGTGGAGATTGTATCTGATTCTGACAGAACAGAAATGAATAAATTGAAGGATAACCCTGAAGAATTCAAAAAATCAATAGGCTTAAGCGATGTAGAAGGTGAAAAAGGATATACAACACTGGAAAGAGCTTCCATTCGTCCTACTTTAGACTGTAATGGTATTTGGGGAGGTTATACAGGAGAAGGAGCTAAAACAGTTATCCCTTCAAAAGCTTTTGCAAAAATTTCAATGCGTTTGGTTCCTTATCAGACTCCGGAAGAAATTACAGAAAAATTCACCAGATATTTCGAAAAAATAGCTCCGGATACTGTAAAAGTTAAAGTAACTCCTCACCATGGAGGAATGCCTTACGTTCTGCAAAGTGATACAAAGGAATTCTTAGCAGCTAAGCAGGCTATGGAAACCGCATTTGGTAAAGAAGTTTTACCGTACAGAAGTGGAGGAAGTATTCCAATTACATCGATGTTTGAGAAGGTTTTAGGAGCTAAATCGGTATTGATGGGCTTCGGATTGGATTCCGACGCAATCCACTCTCCAAACGAACATTATGGATTGTTTAATTTCTATAAAGGGATTGAAAGTATTCCATTGTTTTTTGAAAATTATTCAAAATAA
- a CDS encoding THUMP-like domain-containing protein has product MVKILNKEIQNYINANLNADLHTLLLKKSPFPEVSMQEIVQQIKGKQVAERKFPFLLKEGILFPPQLSLEQSSSEKTALYKSEILKGKKFIDLTSGFGIDAYYLSQDFKDITLIEQNAELLKIVEHNWNVLSRNARFINRKLEDFLNENQEHFDVVYLDPARRDQNKNKVFLLEDLSPNILEIREKLLSISNQVVIKLSPLIDMKYLVSVLPQIFRIDIVALKNDVKEIVIFLSDENKKEIICNCVNLESGEPAFTFVFGEEENAVSEYDEPEKFIYIPNNSILKAGIFNLISAKFGLKKLHPNTHIYTSGERITNFPGRILEMESIDSKGVKKKEQYNIISKNHPLKPEDIKKKYGLKDGGEKYLIFTQSKKGKIILKSV; this is encoded by the coding sequence GTGGTTAAAATATTAAACAAAGAAATTCAAAATTACATCAATGCAAATCTGAATGCAGATTTACACACACTGCTACTGAAAAAATCCCCATTTCCAGAGGTTTCTATGCAGGAAATAGTACAACAGATCAAAGGAAAGCAGGTTGCAGAAAGAAAATTCCCTTTTTTGCTGAAAGAAGGCATTCTTTTCCCTCCACAGCTTAGCCTCGAGCAGTCGTCCTCTGAAAAAACAGCCCTTTATAAATCAGAAATTTTAAAAGGTAAAAAATTCATTGATCTTACAAGTGGTTTCGGTATTGATGCTTATTATCTGTCTCAGGATTTTAAGGATATTACTTTAATAGAGCAGAATGCGGAACTTTTAAAGATTGTAGAGCATAACTGGAATGTTTTGAGCAGGAATGCCCGATTTATCAACCGAAAGCTGGAAGACTTTTTAAATGAAAATCAGGAGCATTTTGATGTCGTTTATCTTGATCCGGCCAGAAGAGACCAGAATAAAAACAAAGTTTTCCTTTTGGAGGACTTATCTCCAAATATTCTTGAAATCCGGGAAAAATTACTTTCAATTTCAAATCAGGTCGTAATTAAGCTATCTCCATTGATTGATATGAAATACCTGGTTTCTGTTTTGCCTCAAATCTTCAGGATTGATATTGTTGCTTTGAAAAATGATGTAAAAGAGATTGTCATCTTCTTATCCGATGAAAATAAAAAAGAAATTATTTGCAATTGTGTGAATCTTGAAAGTGGGGAACCTGCCTTTACTTTTGTTTTTGGAGAAGAAGAAAATGCAGTATCTGAGTATGATGAACCTGAAAAATTCATTTATATCCCCAATAATTCCATTTTAAAAGCAGGAATCTTTAATTTGATTTCAGCAAAATTCGGATTGAAAAAGCTTCACCCTAATACCCATATTTATACCAGCGGAGAAAGAATAACAAATTTCCCAGGAAGGATTTTAGAAATGGAATCTATTGATTCAAAAGGTGTTAAAAAGAAAGAACAGTATAATATTATTTCAAAAAATCACCCCTTAAAACCCGAAGATATTAAAAAGAAATATGGGTTGAAAGATGGCGGTGAGAAGTATCTTATTTTTACACAATCTAAAAAAGGAAAAATAATTTTAAAATCAGTATAA
- a CDS encoding GxxExxY protein: MKENEISFFIRKSIFSVYNELGPGLLEKVYEKVLAYELKNNGLKVNTQVPMKITFRDTIIDSSFVADIIVEDKVIIEIKAVTEIANVHHQQLLTYLKLTGLKLGILVNFNTDYISKSIFRKVRGDLD, encoded by the coding sequence ATGAAAGAAAATGAGATAAGTTTTTTTATCAGGAAGTCTATTTTTTCTGTTTATAATGAACTAGGACCGGGGCTTTTGGAGAAGGTTTACGAAAAAGTTTTGGCTTACGAACTTAAGAATAACGGATTAAAAGTGAATACTCAGGTGCCAATGAAGATTACATTTAGAGATACTATTATTGACTCTAGCTTTGTCGCTGATATAATTGTTGAAGATAAAGTGATCATAGAAATAAAAGCGGTAACAGAAATAGCAAATGTTCATCACCAGCAATTATTAACCTATCTAAAGTTAACAGGATTGAAACTAGGGATTCTGGTTAACTTTAATACTGATTATATTAGTAAAAGTATTTTTCGGAAAGTAAGAGGAGATTTGGACTGA
- a CDS encoding methylmalonyl-CoA mutase family protein, translating into MSNTDILPNWEKLVKKQLKTEDIYPVLEKANLEGIKVKPFYTDVQKPLVNLPRIEESTHLVACYHESLEDEVFAFLLDQNVENLTEKTLFINNKDLAGHISPTEEDQYFSLIDVFNEKEGSIDDQLAKELLSKEFKRNICVDISLHQNAGAAIYQQLGIALAKTKELIEAYGAEIINKLIFRIAVGGNYFFEMAKLRAFKIVFNQLSKEYGMDEVPYIFAETSFRNKAVSDSENNLIRSTLELASAMIGGADAVFTNNYLVDRSTDNSKEISFKQQIVLAYESIINVFEDASNGSYYVEDITQQIADKSWALFVEMEEAGGYLELLKQGVIQKKIYDHAIEEQQWIEEGKIKLIGVNLYPKLEVKKSIADLYSETEIKAVRWAEMFE; encoded by the coding sequence ATGTCAAATACAGATATACTTCCAAACTGGGAAAAACTAGTAAAAAAGCAGCTTAAAACAGAGGATATTTATCCCGTTCTGGAAAAAGCAAACCTTGAGGGAATAAAGGTAAAGCCTTTTTACACAGATGTTCAGAAGCCTTTGGTAAATCTGCCAAGAATTGAAGAAAGTACCCATTTGGTAGCTTGCTACCACGAAAGTCTGGAAGATGAAGTATTTGCATTTCTTTTGGATCAGAATGTTGAAAATCTGACCGAGAAAACTCTTTTTATCAATAATAAAGATCTGGCAGGGCATATCAGTCCTACAGAAGAAGATCAGTATTTCTCTCTCATTGATGTTTTTAACGAGAAGGAGGGAAGCATTGATGACCAGCTGGCAAAAGAATTATTGTCAAAAGAATTCAAAAGAAACATTTGTGTTGATATTTCCTTACATCAGAATGCCGGAGCTGCTATTTATCAGCAGCTGGGGATTGCCCTGGCAAAAACTAAAGAGCTGATAGAGGCATATGGTGCAGAAATAATCAATAAACTGATCTTCAGAATCGCTGTTGGAGGCAACTATTTCTTTGAAATGGCAAAGTTGAGAGCTTTTAAAATAGTTTTCAATCAGCTTTCAAAAGAATACGGTATGGATGAAGTTCCCTACATTTTTGCAGAAACATCTTTTAGAAATAAAGCCGTTTCGGATAGTGAAAACAACCTGATCCGTTCTACATTAGAGCTTGCTTCCGCAATGATTGGTGGAGCAGATGCCGTTTTTACCAATAACTACCTTGTTGACAGGAGTACAGATAATTCAAAAGAAATTTCTTTCAAGCAACAGATTGTTTTGGCCTATGAGAGTATCATTAATGTATTTGAAGATGCTTCTAACGGAAGCTATTATGTTGAAGATATCACTCAACAGATTGCAGACAAGTCATGGGCTTTATTTGTTGAAATGGAAGAAGCAGGAGGCTATCTTGAGCTTTTAAAGCAGGGCGTTATTCAGAAGAAAATTTATGATCACGCTATTGAAGAACAACAATGGATCGAAGAGGGGAAAATAAAGCTGATTGGCGTTAATTTATACCCCAAATTGGAGGTTAAAAAGTCAATAGCGGATCTATACAGCGAAACAGAAATAAAAGCGGTTCGTTGGGCTGAAATGTTTGAATAA
- a CDS encoding FtsB family cell division protein, whose protein sequence is MEENKLIKNIQPKSETFKTIQRYFLNKYTITICMFLVWMVFFDKTSFLVINELNGEIHKNEEQLEYYKKEYEKNDAFYKKLMNNKSEKEKYARENYFMKKPNEEIFILVVDSTKVAKK, encoded by the coding sequence ATGGAAGAAAACAAACTTATCAAAAACATTCAGCCGAAATCTGAAACATTCAAAACTATCCAGAGATATTTTTTGAATAAGTATACCATTACGATCTGCATGTTTTTGGTATGGATGGTTTTCTTCGACAAAACCTCATTTCTTGTAATTAACGAACTGAATGGCGAGATTCATAAGAATGAAGAGCAATTGGAGTATTATAAAAAAGAATACGAAAAAAATGATGCTTTTTATAAAAAACTGATGAACAACAAGTCAGAGAAAGAAAAATATGCAAGAGAAAATTATTTTATGAAAAAGCCGAATGAAGAAATCTTTATTCTGGTAGTAGACAGTACAAAAGTCGCTAAAAAATAA
- the udk gene encoding uridine kinase, whose product MLVIGIAGGTGSGKTTVVDKILQQLDIEGMNILSQDNYYHDNQNLTLTEREALNYDHPKSIDFELLIKHVKALKNNEPIEQPIYSFVTHSRTGDHVTVEPKNVLVVEGILVLTNKELLKEFDLKVFVHADSDERLIRRIRRDTQERGRDLSEVLHRYQTTLKPMHQEFIEPSKNDADLIIPNMKQNSVAIDFLTTVIKNSLRKH is encoded by the coding sequence ATGCTTGTAATAGGAATTGCCGGTGGTACAGGATCTGGCAAAACTACAGTTGTTGACAAAATACTTCAACAGCTTGATATTGAAGGAATGAATATCCTTTCTCAGGATAATTATTATCATGACAATCAGAATCTGACACTGACAGAAAGAGAGGCTTTAAATTATGACCATCCGAAGTCCATCGATTTTGAATTACTGATAAAACATGTTAAAGCTTTAAAAAACAATGAGCCCATTGAGCAGCCAATTTACAGCTTTGTAACACATTCCCGAACAGGAGATCATGTCACTGTAGAACCTAAAAATGTATTGGTAGTAGAGGGAATTCTTGTCCTTACCAACAAAGAATTGCTGAAAGAATTCGATCTTAAGGTTTTTGTTCATGCTGATTCAGATGAAAGGCTGATCAGGCGTATCCGAAGAGATACCCAGGAAAGAGGAAGAGATCTGAGTGAGGTACTGCACCGTTATCAGACTACCCTGAAGCCTATGCACCAGGAATTCATCGAGCCGTCTAAAAATGATGCCGATCTTATTATTCCTAATATGAAACAGAATTCCGTAGCGATTGATTTTTTAACTACTGTTATTAAAAACTCGTTGAGAAAACATTAA
- a CDS encoding ATP-dependent Clp protease adaptor ClpS encodes MSFYNTIRDYENPKRQYEEEVMVLDDTDDVYKLVLHNDDIHTFDYVIDCLIEICKHTMEQAEQCTMLVHYKGKCTVKTGSIDVLKPMHEKLISRELTSEII; translated from the coding sequence ATGAGTTTTTATAATACAATAAGAGATTACGAAAATCCAAAGCGCCAGTATGAAGAAGAAGTAATGGTACTGGATGATACGGATGATGTCTATAAACTGGTGCTTCATAATGATGATATTCATACATTCGATTATGTAATTGATTGTCTGATCGAAATATGCAAGCATACAATGGAACAGGCCGAGCAGTGCACAATGCTTGTACATTATAAAGGCAAATGCACCGTAAAAACAGGATCAATAGATGTATTGAAGCCTATGCATGAAAAATTAATTTCAAGGGAATTAACAAGCGAAATTATATAA
- a CDS encoding hemolysin family protein, whose product MDSDIVRLLLALFLVLLNGFFVAAEFSIVKVRYSQIQLKAAEGDSMAKQAEHIIKHLDEYLSATQLGITLASLALGWVGESALHHVVESIFHSLNIDLTQTTITTVSVVTSFVLITIMHIVFGELIPKSIAIRKSEATTMATAVPLRVFYTIFKPFIWLMNSMSNGFLRLIKIHPASEQEIHSTEELQLLVKQSADSGEIEEENYEIIKNAFDFTDHSAKQIMVPRQNITSIDFEEDINDIINKIMDSGYSRIPVYLDSIDNVIGIFYTKEIIREFVKRKGDLDHEDLKDLMRDAFFVVESKKVSDLLKTFQQKKQHLAIVIDEFGGTEGIITLEDILEELVGEIQDEEDEEEKIVDKIADNTYWVQATQPLDEINEHLPKKLPLSEESEYNSLAGFILYELEEIPEENQEFDLDNYHFKILKMNNKSVELVELIYQEPNAIDNLADKIGEV is encoded by the coding sequence ATGGACTCGGACATAGTCAGGCTTTTGCTGGCCTTATTTCTTGTTTTACTAAATGGCTTTTTCGTAGCCGCAGAATTTTCAATTGTTAAAGTTCGTTACTCACAAATCCAACTAAAAGCCGCAGAAGGCGATTCGATGGCTAAACAGGCAGAACACATTATCAAACATCTTGATGAATATCTTTCTGCTACACAATTAGGAATTACATTGGCATCCCTTGCCCTTGGTTGGGTAGGAGAGAGCGCCCTGCATCATGTGGTAGAAAGTATCTTCCACTCTTTAAATATAGATTTAACACAAACCACAATTACCACTGTTTCAGTGGTGACCAGTTTTGTATTGATTACCATTATGCATATTGTATTTGGTGAACTTATTCCAAAATCAATTGCGATCAGAAAATCAGAAGCCACTACAATGGCTACTGCAGTTCCGTTGAGGGTTTTTTATACAATATTCAAACCGTTTATCTGGTTGATGAACTCAATGTCCAATGGCTTTTTAAGACTTATAAAAATCCATCCGGCTTCGGAACAGGAAATTCACTCTACAGAAGAGCTTCAGCTTTTGGTAAAGCAGAGTGCAGACAGCGGAGAGATTGAAGAAGAGAACTATGAGATCATTAAAAATGCATTTGATTTTACAGATCACTCTGCCAAGCAGATCATGGTTCCAAGACAGAATATTACTTCTATCGACTTTGAAGAGGATATCAATGATATTATCAACAAGATCATGGACAGCGGGTATTCTCGTATTCCGGTGTATCTGGACTCAATAGACAACGTAATCGGGATTTTCTATACCAAAGAGATCATCCGTGAATTTGTCAAAAGAAAAGGAGATCTTGATCATGAAGACCTTAAAGATCTGATGCGTGATGCATTTTTTGTGGTAGAAAGTAAAAAAGTTTCAGACTTATTAAAAACATTCCAGCAGAAAAAGCAGCATTTGGCGATTGTAATTGATGAATTTGGAGGAACTGAAGGGATTATTACATTAGAAGATATTCTGGAGGAACTGGTAGGTGAAATTCAGGATGAAGAAGATGAAGAAGAAAAGATCGTTGATAAAATTGCAGATAATACCTATTGGGTTCAGGCAACCCAGCCTCTGGATGAGATCAATGAACATTTACCTAAAAAACTGCCTCTTTCCGAGGAAAGCGAGTACAATTCATTGGCAGGATTCATCCTATATGAGCTAGAAGAAATTCCTGAGGAAAATCAGGAGTTTGACCTTGATAACTATCATTTCAAAATTCTGAAAATGAATAATAAGAGTGTAGAGCTTGTTGAATTGATCTATCAGGAACCCAATGCTATTGACAACTTAGCAGATAAAATTGGAGAAGTTTAA
- the atpG gene encoding ATP synthase F1 subunit gamma: MANLKEIRGRITSISSTMQITRAMKMVSAAKLKKAQDAIVMLRPYSEKLQELIQNVNSSSDPDQISVYAQKREVKRVLFIAVTSNRGLAGAFNSSIVKELNLQFQNKSQYEVEVLPVGKKVYDAVRRSHTVYTNGSFVYDNLNFDAVANIAEGVMTSFREGKFDEVYVIYNKFVNAASQVVTTEQLLPISMPETTEPQVETDYIFEPNRAEILDNLIPKSIKTQVFKSILDSVASEHGARMTAMHKATDNAEAMRNDLKIFYNKARQAAITNEILEIVSGAEALKNS; this comes from the coding sequence ATGGCAAACTTAAAAGAAATACGAGGCAGAATTACGTCAATTTCATCTACGATGCAGATTACTCGTGCTATGAAAATGGTTTCCGCTGCGAAACTGAAGAAAGCACAAGACGCAATCGTAATGCTAAGACCTTATTCTGAAAAATTACAGGAGCTTATCCAGAATGTAAATTCTAGCTCAGATCCTGATCAGATTTCTGTATATGCTCAGAAAAGAGAGGTTAAAAGAGTACTTTTCATCGCTGTTACTTCAAACAGAGGTCTTGCGGGTGCTTTTAACTCTTCTATCGTAAAAGAGCTTAACCTTCAGTTTCAGAACAAATCTCAGTACGAGGTTGAAGTTCTTCCTGTAGGTAAAAAAGTATATGATGCTGTAAGAAGAAGTCATACAGTATATACTAATGGAAGTTTCGTTTATGATAATCTGAACTTTGATGCAGTAGCTAATATTGCTGAAGGGGTGATGACAAGTTTCAGAGAAGGTAAATTTGACGAAGTATATGTTATTTATAACAAATTCGTTAACGCTGCGAGTCAGGTAGTAACTACAGAGCAGCTTCTTCCTATCTCAATGCCTGAAACTACTGAGCCACAGGTTGAAACAGATTATATCTTCGAACCGAACAGAGCAGAGATCTTGGATAACTTGATTCCTAAGTCTATTAAAACTCAGGTTTTCAAATCAATCTTAGACTCAGTAGCATCTGAACACGGAGCGAGAATGACTGCTATGCACAAAGCTACAGACAATGCAGAGGCTATGAGAAATGATCTGAAGATTTTCTACAACAAAGCAAGACAGGCTGCAATTACAAACGAAATCTTAGAGATCGTTTCAGGAGCAGAAGCTTTGAAAAATTCTTAA